The Thunnus maccoyii chromosome 9, fThuMac1.1, whole genome shotgun sequence genome includes a region encoding these proteins:
- the gkap1 gene encoding G kinase-anchoring protein 1 isoform X2, giving the protein MASPAMITVPTTASRFALLQIDSDSDSDTSEPGKSTTKNGRDSSGKPRQGKAAGGKAGQGNDKKKDKKKKKKEQQQSEANELRNLAFKKIPQKSCAPPPHMTLSGIASELLSPAVGDHSIPSEGWQQWKQRDEQMTTELYEADLEKALILSKLEYEQQKQGSTNTSSPKSRGGKEGGGKKDKKKNQQAKDKKTVSLQDFQAEGSVEHLSRKQEKEDARAANPALGIGQEERFFNKLEDDVSRIIQREKRREQYSNSQGQEVNTSTEHEPDPRAEQLKYELEKKDQEIDKLKKTISQWEVKYKEVKARNAQLLKMLQQGEMKDKAEILLQVEELLHIKEELSSQVTLLHGALEQERSKVKGLQSEQPKHQGNKKGKKGSETDL; this is encoded by the exons ATGGCATCGCCAGCAATGATCACCGTCCCCACCACCGCCTCCCGCTTCGCCCTGCTGCAGATAGACTCGGACTCGGACTCCGACACCTCTGAGCCGGGGAAGAGCACAACCAAAAACGGACGGGACTCGTCCGGGAAGCCCCGGCAAGGAAAGGCAGCCGGGGGAAAAGCAGGTCAGGGCAAcgacaaaaagaaagacaagaaaaagaagaagaaggaacagcagcagagtgaggCCAATGAG CTACGCAATCTGGCCTTCAAGAAGATTCCTCAGAAGTCTTGCGCTCCGCCTCCCCATATGACACTGTCAGGAATAGCCAGTGAACTCCTCAGTCCTGCGGTAGGCGACCACAGTATACCTTCAGAGGGTTGGCAGCAATGGAAGCAGAGGGATGAGCAG ATGACCACTGAACTATATGAGGCCGACTTGGAAAAAGCCTTGATTCTCAGTAAACTGGAATACGAACAACAGAAACAG ggcagcacaaacacatccTCGCCGAAGTCTcggggagggaaagagggaggagggaagaaggacaaaaagaagaatcagcaggcaaaagacaaaaagactgTTTCTCTGCAGGACTTCCAGGCTGAAGGCAGTGTAG AACATTTGAGTaggaaacaagagaaagag GACGCCAGAGCGGCTAACCCAGCATTGGGAATCGGGCAGGAGGAGCGTTTTTTTAATAAGCTGGAGGATGACGTCAGTCGGATTATTCAACGGGAGAAGAGACGTGAGCAGTACTCTAACAGCCAGGGACAAGAAGTAAACACCTCCACAGAACACGAACCG GACCCCCGTGCAGAGCAGCTGAAGTACGAGCTGGAGAAGAAAGACCAGGAGATTGATAAGCTAAAGAAGACTATTTCACAGTGGGAG GTGAAATACAAAGAGGTGAAAGCAAGAAATGCCCAGCTGCTGAAAATGCTCCAACAGGGAGAGA TGAAAGATAAAGCAGAAATCCTGCTACAGGTAGAAGAGCTACTACATATCAAAGAAGAACTGTCATCACAG gTAACATTACTACATGGTGCTCTTGAACAAGAAAGGTCT
- the gkap1 gene encoding G kinase-anchoring protein 1 isoform X1, which produces MASPAMITVPTTASRFALLQIDSDSDSDTSEPGKSTTKNGRDSSGKPRQGKAAGGKAGQGNDKKKDKKKKKKEQQQSEANELRNLAFKKIPQKSCAPPPHMTLSGIASELLSPAVGDHSIPSEGWQQWKQRDEQMTTELYEADLEKALILSKLEYEQQKQQGSTNTSSPKSRGGKEGGGKKDKKKNQQAKDKKTVSLQDFQAEGSVEHLSRKQEKEDARAANPALGIGQEERFFNKLEDDVSRIIQREKRREQYSNSQGQEVNTSTEHEPDPRAEQLKYELEKKDQEIDKLKKTISQWEVKYKEVKARNAQLLKMLQQGEMKDKAEILLQVEELLHIKEELSSQVTLLHGALEQERSKVKGLQSEQPKHQGNKKGKKGSETDL; this is translated from the exons ATGGCATCGCCAGCAATGATCACCGTCCCCACCACCGCCTCCCGCTTCGCCCTGCTGCAGATAGACTCGGACTCGGACTCCGACACCTCTGAGCCGGGGAAGAGCACAACCAAAAACGGACGGGACTCGTCCGGGAAGCCCCGGCAAGGAAAGGCAGCCGGGGGAAAAGCAGGTCAGGGCAAcgacaaaaagaaagacaagaaaaagaagaagaaggaacagcagcagagtgaggCCAATGAG CTACGCAATCTGGCCTTCAAGAAGATTCCTCAGAAGTCTTGCGCTCCGCCTCCCCATATGACACTGTCAGGAATAGCCAGTGAACTCCTCAGTCCTGCGGTAGGCGACCACAGTATACCTTCAGAGGGTTGGCAGCAATGGAAGCAGAGGGATGAGCAG ATGACCACTGAACTATATGAGGCCGACTTGGAAAAAGCCTTGATTCTCAGTAAACTGGAATACGAACAACAGAAACAG CAgggcagcacaaacacatccTCGCCGAAGTCTcggggagggaaagagggaggagggaagaaggacaaaaagaagaatcagcaggcaaaagacaaaaagactgTTTCTCTGCAGGACTTCCAGGCTGAAGGCAGTGTAG AACATTTGAGTaggaaacaagagaaagag GACGCCAGAGCGGCTAACCCAGCATTGGGAATCGGGCAGGAGGAGCGTTTTTTTAATAAGCTGGAGGATGACGTCAGTCGGATTATTCAACGGGAGAAGAGACGTGAGCAGTACTCTAACAGCCAGGGACAAGAAGTAAACACCTCCACAGAACACGAACCG GACCCCCGTGCAGAGCAGCTGAAGTACGAGCTGGAGAAGAAAGACCAGGAGATTGATAAGCTAAAGAAGACTATTTCACAGTGGGAG GTGAAATACAAAGAGGTGAAAGCAAGAAATGCCCAGCTGCTGAAAATGCTCCAACAGGGAGAGA TGAAAGATAAAGCAGAAATCCTGCTACAGGTAGAAGAGCTACTACATATCAAAGAAGAACTGTCATCACAG gTAACATTACTACATGGTGCTCTTGAACAAGAAAGGTCT
- the LOC121903908 gene encoding kinesin-like protein KIF27, producing the protein MSECVRVAVRVRPLLPKEVLHNHQVCIRVVPGSAQVMLGSDRLFSFDHAFGPTASQDEVYESCVQPLLEALLDGYNATVFCYGQTGSGKTYTLGEGNLDKEGGIIDRVAQDVFLLLGEKKSSSDVAEATVRVSYMELYREELRDLLEPHTIHKELHIREDDRGNTVVVGAKEMVVTSAEELLSVLETGNALRHTGTTGMNEHSSRSHAILTLQLTQCSHNNSSLNSVRSSKLCLVDLAGSERAGKTGNTGTRLKESVHINTGLLALGNVIRALSDPVRNRRGNNCNSAHIPYRDAKITRILRDSLGGTAHTLMVACVSPSHHSVAETLSVLQFASKARHIRNRPRAESCHAEVKSCPTMWDPGEARLGELEYEVQTLREILKEREREMEMEREKTGGRVGEEDSEIQMSEPDKKVNQEESSQYRLLVQEAAALLADICCPTPSHSFRERLQDWQERLKAVNHSHKTDDEDCSEEKPHHVTILQLRQELKKCQEALTIEEQLLEQKDAEVRQVVKEVQKLLQERKTHLQALEGEKERTRIQTEQLVDQQILIDRLRSDLMTFRGATSGATVESGASGNSDKRPQSVPLIRHSCGHRPPRKIHSSPPAYSLERVMAAFKMRSHLLLAEIEEKDEVYCPFIKEQTKSKDRDQEKEEDDYDFVGRMGFRRSLNRTWTSRQKKSALKEKNTELDQTSNGIQSVQQDQQATGTKEHHAKQCHMRKARQSVSVTQRRIQALSVNIRMKEELIKELDKTDKETQAVGRHGRHSSDSREVCVLARLSMQSQQYRTELYSSLQHMREQRAQLQTSLRQERETSDKNKEFDHDEELRAENFTVCKSKLQEESKEKARDSCWLEDEEEQVLQRRAELRELEEELRRREEVLLHREACLQQKNKLEIRKLRSSQALSQNLLRVSVRLESLEEQLQSRRTGGVTIEELQKERDMLKKKRDTLDAQLKDNRVLTMEEEYSLLQLEEAIEALDAALEFKNHSIQDKQTKLSITDSPSCQSQSTEPAHLCNVISKLKQLSPPEASELLVKYFNKVVCLQEAERRLRLRCEELELHAGEQEVVLREMEAAMQRLALDADRRLTQQHQDHQNNIQLLLQKLKDSSSGDAQHTIQDRLQNLEKDLFFYKSSSRLLKKKLKELLGNAVHPADQPSHTKEHTQTHSTQIHTSTNKPQMQNEEVQTRTHIATTYTKIHAEKKDKKTHNDAHVERRAHQTLCPSSSSDLQVHNKTKMPAYTQIHTLTQSQGKNEREAGQCGESLEMTPVRLCRRELRQISPANLQVCGSVTGRRQSVVDTSTESILEDSIELARNTDR; encoded by the exons ATGAGCGAGTGTGTCCGGGTGGCGGTGCGTGTCCGCCCCCTGCTTCCCAAAGAAGTCCTCCACAACCACCAGGTGTGTATACGGGTGGTGCCGGGCTCCGCTCAGGTAATGCTCGGCTCCGACCGACTCTTCTCCTTCGACCACGCGTTTGGACCTACAGCCAGCCAGGATGAGGTGTACGAGTCCTGCGTCCAGCCGCTGCTGGAGGCCCTACTCGACGGATACAACGCCACCGTCTTCTGCTATGGACAGACCGGGTCAGGGAAGACGTACACGCTGGGAGAGGGGAACCTGG ATAAGGAGGGTGGTATTATCGACCGAGTTGCCCAGGATGTGTTCTTGTTGCTGGGGGAGAAGAAGAGCAGCAGTGATGTCGCAGAGGCAACAGTGCGAGTCTCATATATGGAGCTGTACAGAGAAGAGCTGCGAGACCTGCTGGAGCCCCACACCATTCACAAAGAGCTTCACATCAGAGAGGATGACAGGGGGAACACAG TGGTGGTGGGAGCCAAAGAGATGGTCGTCACCTCAGCAGAAGAGCTACTCAGCGTTCTAGAGACGGGCAATGCCCTGCGCCACACCGGCACCACAGGAATGAATGAGCATTCCAGTCGTTCTCACGCCATCCTCACCCTTCAGCTCACTCAGTGTAGCCACAACAACTCCTCCTTAAACTCGGTCCGCTCCTCTAAACTCTGTCTGGTTGATCTAGCGGGCTCGGAGCGTGCTGGAAAAACTGGCAACACAGGGACACGGCTCAAAGAGTCTGTTCATATCAACACAGGCCTGCTCGCGTTGGGCAATGTCATCCGCGCCCTTTCTGACCCTGTTCGCAATCGCCGTGGGAACAACTGCAACAGTGCACACATACCATACCGTGATGCCAAAATCACCCGCATACTCCGTGATTCATTGGGAGGCACCGCTCATACACTGATGGTGGCATGTGTAAGCCCCTCCCACCACAGCGTAGCTGAGACTCTGAGTGTCCTGCAGTTTGCATCCAAGGCTCGTCACATTCGCAACCGTCCTAGAGCAGAATCTTGTCATGCAGAGGTTAAATCGTGTCCTACAATGTGGGACCCCGGTGAAGCTCGACTAGGGGAGCTGGAATATGAAGTACAGACACTGAGAGAGATactgaaagagagggagagagagatggagatggaaAGGGAGAAGACAGGGGGAAGagttggagaggaggacagTGAGATTCAGATGTCTGAGCCAGATAAAAAGGTGAACCAAGAGGAATCGTCACAATACCGTCTCTTGGTACAGGAAGCTGCAGCTCTACTTGCGGATATCTGTTGCCCCACTCCAAGTCATTCTTTCAGAGAGCGACTGCAGGATTGGCAGGAGAGACTCAAAGCTGTCAACCACTCACATAAAACTGATGATGAGGACTGTTCAGAGGAGAAACCCCACCATGTCACCATATTACAGCTCAGACAAGAACTCAAGAAATGCCAG gaaGCTCTCACCATAGAGGAGCAACTATTGGAGCAGAAAGATGCAGAAGTGAGACAGGTGGTAAAAGAAGTACAGAAACTTCTCCAAGAGAGGAAAACCCACCTCCAAGCCTTAGAAGGAGAAAAGGAACGTACTCGTATacag ACCGAACAACTGGTAGACCAGCAGATCCTGATTGATCGTCTGCGCAGCGACCTCATGACCTTTAGGGGTGCAACCTCAGGGGCAACAGTGGAGTCAGGGGCTTCTGGGAACTCAGACAAGAGACCTCAGAGTGTCCCTCTAATCAGACACAGCTGTGGACACAGGCCTCCCAGGAAG atcCACTCCAGTCCCCCAGCCTATTCACTGGAGAGGGTGATGGCAGCCTTTAAGATGCGCAGTCACCTCCTGCTGGCTGAGATTGAGGAGAAGGATGAAGTGTACTGTCCATTCATAAAAGAACAGACTAAGAGCAAAGACAGGGAtcaagagaaggaggaggatgatTATGACTTTGTGGGCAGAATGGGATTTAG GCGTTCTTTGAACCGTACGTGGACCAGTCGGCAGAAGAAATCAgctctgaaagaaaaaaacactgaactgGACCAGACATCTAATGGAATCCAATCAGTACAACAAGACCAGCAAGCCACAG GGACCAAAGAACACCATGCCAAGCAATGCCATATGAGGAAGGCAAGACAAAGTGTCAGTGTCACTCAGAGAAGGATCCAAGCGCTTTCAGTCAACATACGCATGAAAGAGGAGCTCATCAAAGAGCTTGATAAAACTg ACAAGGAGACCCAAGCAGTGGGTAGACATGGCAGgcacagcagtgacagcagagagGTCTGCGTGTTGGCAAGACTGTCCATGCAGAGCCAGCAGTACCGAACGGAGCTGTACAGCAGCCTGCAGCACATGAGAGAACAGAGAGCACAGCTCCAGACCAGCCTcaggcaggagagagagacCAGTGACAAGAACAAAGAATTTGACCATGACGAG GAGCTAAGGGCAGAAAATTTTACTGTGTGCAAAAGTAAACTCCAGGAAGAGTCAAAGGAAAAG GCACGTGACAGTTGTTGgctggaggatgaggaggagcaggtgctgcagaggagagcagagctgcGGGAGCtagaggaggagctgaggaggagagaagaagtgCTCTTGCACAGGGAGGCCTGTctgcaacagaaaaacaaactggagATCAGGAAGCTACGTTCCAGTCAG GCTTTGAGTCAGAACCTGTTGCGTGTATCTGTACGGTTGGAGTCTCTGGAGGAGCAGCTGCAGAGCAGACGGACAGGAGGAGTCACCATAGAGGAActgcagaaggagagagacatgcttaaaaagaagagagacacTCTGGATGCACAGCTGAAGGACAACAGAGTGCTCACTATGGAG GAGGAGTATTCCCTGCTCCAGTTAGAAGAAGCCATTGAAGCTCTGGATGCAGCTCTGGAGTTTAAAAACCACTCCATCcaggacaaacagacaaagctgtcaatcacagaCTCCCCTTCATGTCAGTCGCAAAGCACTGAGCCCGCCCACCTCTGTAACGTCATAAgcaaactgaagcagctctcaccACCTGAGGCCTCGGAGCTGCTTGTCAAATATTTCAACAAG GTTGTTTGTCTTCAGGAGGCTGAGCGTCGTTTGCGTTTGCGTTGTGAAGAGCTAGAGCTTCATGCTGGAGAGCAAGAGGTGGTGCTGAGGGAGATGGAGGCCGCCATGCAACGCCTGGCCTTGGATGCAGACCGCAGGCTCACCCAGCAGCACCAAGATCATCAGAATAACATCCAGCTACTACTGCAGAAACTTAAAG acAGCAGCTCAGGAGATGCACAGCACACCATCCAAGACAGACTGCAGAATCTGGAGAAAGATCTGTTTTTCTACAAGAGTTCTAGCCGCCTGCTCAAAAAGAAACTCAAAGAGCTTCTTGGCAACGCCGTACACCCTGCCGATCAGCCCTCACAcacaaaagaacacacacagacacacagtacGCAGATACACACAAGTACAAACAAACCCCAGATGCAAAATGAAGAGGTACAGACAAGGACACACATTGCAACAACATACACAAAGATACACGctgagaaaaaagacaaaaagacacacaatgaTGCTCATGTGGAGAGACGTGCACACCAAACCCTGTGTCCCTCCTCATCTTCTGACCTCCAAGTACACAATAAGACTAAAATGCCTGCATATACccagatacacacactcacacagtcccagggaaagaatgaaagagaggCTGGTCAGTGTGGGGAAAGTTTAGAGATGACACCTGTCCGTCTTTGTCGCAGAGAGCTCAGACAGATCTCACCAGCTAATCTGCAGGTATGTGGTTCTGTCACAGGGAGGCGCCAGTCTGTTGTGGATACCAGCACAGAGTCAATATTAGAGGACTCTATAGAATTAGCCAGAAACACTGACAGATGA
- the c9h9orf64 gene encoding queuosine salvage protein isoform X2 — MNFSFWPEKETQQCEVTYKGTTYTGYMTLCAAITRAMEEGIPITDPKYFSHMSVEELGRVLRSDNETPMPMLQERHQVLTEGGRVLLEHGGSFRSFISQAGNDARKMVELIVEKIPSYRDEATFEGKRISFYKRAQILVADFWGVMAARGEGDIISMDWLTMFADYRVPQALVYLGALRYSDTLMQTLKNGELLSSGDRREVEIRGCSIWSVELIKARLCKLVKERDGQTCNINSAIIDFYLWPYAKQHHKEMAHIPIHHTRCIYY; from the exons ATGAACTTCTCCTTTTGGCCAGAGAAGGAAACTCAGCAGTGTGAGGTGACGTATAAAGGCACCACTTACACAGGCTACATGACCTTGTGTGCGGCCATAACCAGGGCCATGGAGGAAG GCATACCCATCACGGATCCGAAGTACTTCTCTCACATGAGTGTGGAGGAGTTGGGACGTGTCCTTCGATCAGACAATGAAACGCCCATGCCAATGCTTCAGGAGCGTCACCAG GTGCTGACTGAAGGCGGCCGCGTGCTGCTGGAACACGGCGGAAGCTTTCGGAGTTTTATCAGCCAAGCTGGGAACGACGCCCGGAAGATGGTGGAGCTCATTGTGGAAAAGATTCCCTCCTACAGGGATGAAGCTACATTTGAG gGGAAGAGAATCTCGTTCTACAAGCGAGCTCAGATCCTGGTGGCAGATTTCTGGGGCGTCATGGCGGCCAGAGGAGAGGGCGATATCATTAGCATGGACTGGCTCACCATGTTCGCAGACTACAGGGTCCCTCAGGCCCTTGTGTACCTCGGCGCGCTACGATACTCCGACACACTGATGCAGACGCTGAAGAATG GTGAGCTGCTGAGTTCAGGGGACAGGAGAGAGGTTGAGATCAGAGGTTGTTCGATTTGGTCTGTGGAGCTGATCAAAGCTCGTCTTTGCAAGCTGGTGAaggagagagacggacagaCTTGCAACATCAACTCAGCAATCATCGACTTCTACCTGTGGCCTTACGCCAAGCAGCACCACAAAGAAATGGCCCACATTCCAATACACCACACACGCTGTATTTACTACTGA
- the c9h9orf64 gene encoding queuosine salvage protein isoform X1 → MEPPLYPRESGQFVAERSLDVSVEEEGVQKAAEMLYTLRHSDELTASGWKKANPLAPAPTSDQALNWVFVVDTMNFSFWPEKETQQCEVTYKGTTYTGYMTLCAAITRAMEEGIPITDPKYFSHMSVEELGRVLRSDNETPMPMLQERHQVLTEGGRVLLEHGGSFRSFISQAGNDARKMVELIVEKIPSYRDEATFEGKRISFYKRAQILVADFWGVMAARGEGDIISMDWLTMFADYRVPQALVYLGALRYSDTLMQTLKNGELLSSGDRREVEIRGCSIWSVELIKARLCKLVKERDGQTCNINSAIIDFYLWPYAKQHHKEMAHIPIHHTRCIYY, encoded by the exons ATGGAGCCGCCCCTGTATCCTCGTGAGTCTGGCCAGTTTGTAGCAGAGCGGAGTCTGGATGTgtctgtggaggaggagggagtgcaGAAAGCGGCAGAGATGCTCTACACTCTCAGACACAGTGATGAATTGACTGCCAGTGGCTGGAAGAAGGCAAATCCGTTGGCCCCGGCACCGACCTCTGACCAG GCTTTGAACTGGGTGTTTGTGGTGGACACCATGAACTTCTCCTTTTGGCCAGAGAAGGAAACTCAGCAGTGTGAGGTGACGTATAAAGGCACCACTTACACAGGCTACATGACCTTGTGTGCGGCCATAACCAGGGCCATGGAGGAAG GCATACCCATCACGGATCCGAAGTACTTCTCTCACATGAGTGTGGAGGAGTTGGGACGTGTCCTTCGATCAGACAATGAAACGCCCATGCCAATGCTTCAGGAGCGTCACCAG GTGCTGACTGAAGGCGGCCGCGTGCTGCTGGAACACGGCGGAAGCTTTCGGAGTTTTATCAGCCAAGCTGGGAACGACGCCCGGAAGATGGTGGAGCTCATTGTGGAAAAGATTCCCTCCTACAGGGATGAAGCTACATTTGAG gGGAAGAGAATCTCGTTCTACAAGCGAGCTCAGATCCTGGTGGCAGATTTCTGGGGCGTCATGGCGGCCAGAGGAGAGGGCGATATCATTAGCATGGACTGGCTCACCATGTTCGCAGACTACAGGGTCCCTCAGGCCCTTGTGTACCTCGGCGCGCTACGATACTCCGACACACTGATGCAGACGCTGAAGAATG GTGAGCTGCTGAGTTCAGGGGACAGGAGAGAGGTTGAGATCAGAGGTTGTTCGATTTGGTCTGTGGAGCTGATCAAAGCTCGTCTTTGCAAGCTGGTGAaggagagagacggacagaCTTGCAACATCAACTCAGCAATCATCGACTTCTACCTGTGGCCTTACGCCAAGCAGCACCACAAAGAAATGGCCCACATTCCAATACACCACACACGCTGTATTTACTACTGA